In Opisthocomus hoazin isolate bOpiHoa1 chromosome 17, bOpiHoa1.hap1, whole genome shotgun sequence, one DNA window encodes the following:
- the FABP3 gene encoding fatty acid-binding protein, heart → MADAFVGTWKLVDTTNFDEYMKALGVGFATRQVGSLTKPTTIIAVEGDKVTVKTQSTFKNTEITFTLGQEFDETTADDRHVKSVVTLDGGKLVHVQKWDGKETSLVRELKNGKLILTLTMGNVVSTRTYEKAT, encoded by the exons ATGGCCGACGCCTTCGTGGGCACCTGGAAGCTGGTGGATACGACCAATTTCGATGAGTACATGAAGGCGTTGG GCGTGGGCTTCGCCACGCGGCAAGTGGGCAGCCTGACCAAGCCCACCACCATCATCGCGGTGGAGGGCGACAAGGTCACCGTGAAGACCCAGAGCACCTTCAAGAACACGGAGATCACCTTCACGCTGGGCCAGGAGTTTGACGAGACCACGGCGGACGACAGGCACGTCAAg TCTGTGGTCACGCTGGATGGAGGCAAACTCGTCCACGTGCAGAAGTGGGACGGGAAGGAGACGTCGCTGGTCCGGGAGCTGAAGAACGGGAAATTAATTCTG ACTCTCACCATGGGCAACGTCGTCTCCACCCGCACCTACGAGAAGGCGACATAG
- the LOC142363442 gene encoding cAMP-dependent protein kinase inhibitor alpha-like: MTEVEPVLDFASSGRTGRRNALPDILGSPAGLSPAELPLKLAEMSLSAGSTQEMRSPSAEVPPPQPPSPELKDTS, translated from the exons ATGACCGAGGTGGAACCCGTGCTGGACTTCGCCTCCTCGGGCAGAACGGGCCGGCGCAACGCCCTGCCCGACATCCTGGGCTCGCCGGCCGGCCTCAGCCCCGCCGAGCTGCCCCTCAAGCTGGCCGAGATGTCCCTCAGCGCGG GCAGCACCCAGGAGATGCGGTCGCCCTCGGCGGAGgtgccccccccgcagccccccagccccgagctgaAGGACACGTCCTAA